The Symphalangus syndactylus isolate Jambi chromosome 11, NHGRI_mSymSyn1-v2.1_pri, whole genome shotgun sequence genome contains a region encoding:
- the LOC129492901 gene encoding sperm-associated antigen 11A-like isoform X9 yields MKVFFLFAVLFCLVQTNSGDVPPGIRNTICRMQQGTCRRFLCHSGEKKRDIGSDPWNRCCISNTDEEGKEKPEKDGRSGI; encoded by the exons ATGAAGgtcttttttctgtttgctgTTCTCTTTTGTTTGGTCCAAACAAACTCAG GGGATGTTCCACCGGgaattagaaataccatctgCCGTATGCAGCAGGGGACCTGCAGACGTTTTTTATGCCATTCTGGTGAGAAAAAGCGTGACATTGGCTCTGATCCCTGGAATAGGTGTTGCATATCAAATACAgatgaagaaggaaaagagaaaccaGAGAAGGATGGCAGATCTGGGATCTAA
- the LOC134731770 gene encoding LOW QUALITY PROTEIN: beta-defensin 103A-like (The sequence of the model RefSeq protein was modified relative to this genomic sequence to represent the inferred CDS: substituted 2 bases at 2 genomic stop codons), which produces MVQTRDEDGSLAAVRIHYLLFALLFLFLMPVPCHGGIINTLQKYYCRVRGSRCAVLCCLPKEEQIGKCSMCGXKCCXRKK; this is translated from the exons ATGGTCCAGACTAGAGATGAAGATGGAAG CCTGGCAGCTGTGAGGATCCATTATCTTCTGTTTGCTTTACTCTTCCTGTTTTTGATGCCTGTTCCAT GTCATGGAGGAATCATAAACACATTACAGAAATATTATTGCAGAGTCAGAGGCAGCCGGTGTGCTGTGCTCTGCTGCCTTCCAAAGGAGGAACAGATTGGCAAGTGCTCAATGTGTGGCTGAAAATGCtgctgaagaaagaaataa